A stretch of the Streptomyces ortus genome encodes the following:
- a CDS encoding SDR family oxidoreductase: MAGERSGKRLVVVTGGTRGVGAGIARAFAEAGDEVVVCARRPPRAPLDGVGFAPLDLRDPPAVHAFFGRLPRLDVLVNNAGGAPYRLLAGTDAERHARVIDLNLVAPLTASLAAYDLLRRARGSVVMIGSVSGTRPSPGTAAYGAAKAGLENLARSMAVEWAPEVRVNTLVVGMVRTELSHLHYGGEDGIEAVSGTVPLGRLAAPADIGRAAVFLASDAAAYITGAGLLVHGGGERPAFLDAATVNRTDRVEEADKERRGQVT, translated from the coding sequence GTGGCCGGCGAGCGGTCGGGCAAGCGGCTCGTGGTGGTCACGGGCGGGACCAGGGGCGTCGGCGCCGGGATCGCGCGGGCGTTCGCCGAGGCGGGCGACGAGGTCGTCGTCTGTGCGCGCAGACCGCCGCGGGCGCCGCTCGACGGCGTCGGGTTCGCCCCCCTCGACCTGCGCGACCCGCCTGCCGTCCACGCCTTCTTCGGACGGCTGCCCCGGCTCGACGTCCTCGTCAACAACGCGGGCGGCGCGCCCTACCGGCTGCTCGCGGGGACGGACGCCGAGCGGCACGCGCGCGTGATCGACCTCAACCTCGTCGCGCCTCTCACCGCCTCCCTGGCTGCGTACGACCTGCTGAGGCGGGCCCGGGGTTCCGTCGTGATGATCGGCAGCGTCAGCGGGACCAGGCCCTCGCCCGGTACGGCCGCCTACGGGGCCGCGAAGGCCGGACTGGAGAACCTGGCCCGCTCCATGGCCGTGGAGTGGGCACCGGAGGTGCGGGTCAACACGCTCGTGGTCGGGATGGTCCGCACCGAGCTGTCCCACCTGCACTACGGGGGCGAGGACGGCATCGAGGCCGTCTCCGGCACCGTCCCGCTCGGGCGGCTCGCCGCGCCCGCGGACATCGGCAGGGCGGCCGTCTTCCTCGCGTCGGACGCCGCCGCGTACATCACCGGGGCCGGCCTCCTCGTCCACGGCGGCGGCGAACGGCCCGCGTTTCTGGACGCCGCGACCGTCAACAGGACCGACAGGGTCGAAGAGGCCGACAAGGAGAGAAGAGGACAAGTG